ATCCAAGCTGAGCTCAACCCTAGCAGCAGCGCCTGCTGGTTAGGCACTATGAATTCTGAGCAGGACTGGGAAAAGAACGCTTGTAAACCGGTCAAGATATTATTCACGGCTACAGAAGCCAGAATAAGTCCCATCACCCGGCTGATCACGGCCGCACCGGTGACGCCGATCCAGCGTTGGATATCATTAGCCACCAGCAGCAACAGGTAAGTGATGAACAGGACGCTAAAAACCACCAGCATGGTGAATAGGTGGTCAAGGAGCGTAAAGCCATCTTTATCAGTGAGGAGCACCAAAGTCATCATAGCCCCCGGGGAGGCGATAGAAGGCACTGCGATGGGAAAAACCGCCACATCGCTCCTTTTGCTTTCTAAGCGCATCTCTTGATCGGGTTTGCTTTCGCCAAAAATCATCGTTAAGGCAAACAGCAACAACACTAGACCACCGGCCACTTGAAAGGCAGTTAACGGGATCTGTAACGCCCCTAAGGTTAACTTACCCGCAAATAAAAAGAACAGTAAAATACCGGCAGAGACCAAAACAGCTCTACGTGCGACTTGCTGCTGCTCTTCTGGAGAGAATCGAGCCGTTTTCGCGAGGTAAACGGGAATAGTCCCAATTGGGTCAATAACGGCCCATAATACAATAAATTGAAACAATAAGGTCTCAAACATATCGCACAATTTCGCTTGTACAGTTAAGCCGCGTAGGGATTATGACTGAAAATGGCAGCTTTAGAAATCTACTTTTGCAATGAATGGGTAGATCATGCTTGTTTTCAGAGTATCAACAGAATGTATCACTACCATTAACACCTGACACCCTTGGTTATTTCAAAGATGAATGAGTGACGTTCACAACAACTACAGGCCCGAGGGTATGGCAACGCTGTGTGGCTTGGGAGTGAGGGGTTACTGCTTTGGTGCAGTCAGTGCCTCGATTAACCAGGCCTCATAAGCAGCCTCCGGGGTATCGACCGGCCAGGCCAGCAGTTCAGGCACCTGGTAAGGGTGGTGTTCCTTGAGCGTCATGAATAATGCGGCTTGCCGCTGGCTGTCGGTTTTCAGCAGTAATTGAATCTCAGTCTGTCGTTCAATAGTGCCCTGCCAATGATAGAGGGAGGTCATGGGCGGTAGATACGAGACACAGGCGGCCAAGCGTGCCTCAAGCACAATCTGTGCGAGCTGTTCGGCACAGGCCTGATCTGGAACAGTGCAGAGCACAACCACGATCTTCACAAAGCTCTCCTCAAAAAAGAGTGTTCACGCTCTAACCGTGCCAGGATTCCTGGGGTTTCAGCCGTTACAGTACGACCGGTATCAACAAGAAACCAAAGAGTACGGAGAGGATGATAGCGACAATCCCTGGCAAAAAAAACGGGTGGTTAAAGAGATAGCGACCAATGCGTGTAGAGCCGGTATCGTCCATAGCTACCGCTGCCAGTAACGTGGGGTAGGTGGGTAGTACGAACAGTGCAGAGACTGCGGCAAATGAGGCTACGACGGTGCTTGGGCTGACGCCAATCGCCAGAGCGGCTGGGAGCAGGGCTTTGGCGGTGGCTGCTTGTGAATAGAGTAGGGTAGAAGCGAAGAAAAGAGTGATCGCCAATAGCCAAGGGTAGGTGACTAGCCAGGCAGCAGCGATCTCCTGAATGGCCTCAAGGTGATTGCTAATCAAGGTGTCGCCTAACCAAGCCACCCCTAAGATACAGACACAGGCGCTCATCCCTGCTTTAAAGGTATCACTAGCGATGATAGCCTGCCCCTCAACCCGACAGAGTAGGGTGATCAGCGTTGCTACACTGAGCATGGCGATCAGAATGGCTTGGTTTCGGGTTAGCAGTGGCTCTTGAATCCAGCCGACTGGATCGCTGATGAGGATCGCATAACCGATCACCATAATAATGCCTAGAAGAAATAGCCCTACGGAGCGTTTTGCATAGTATGGCAGCGCGGATTGGCAACGGTGATGGACTGCTGTAGGGCTCCCAGTGGCGGGAGGGGGAACGTTGGGTTGGCTGTGTAGGGTGGTGGCCCCTCCCAGCCTGCTGAATAGCCCAGAAGTGAGTATCACCGCCGCCAAGGTTGCTGGGATAACAACCGCTAATAGTTGCAGGTAATCAATGCCAAAGGGTTTAATCAGGGAGGCCAC
This genomic stretch from unidentified bacterial endosymbiont harbors:
- the cutA gene encoding divalent-cation tolerance protein CutA, with amino-acid sequence MKIVVVLCTVPDQACAEQLAQIVLEARLAACVSYLPPMTSLYHWQGTIERQTEIQLLLKTDSQRQAALFMTLKEHHPYQVPELLAWPVDTPEAAYEAWLIEALTAPKQ
- a CDS encoding anaerobic C4-dicarboxylate transporter produces the protein MLLLECLLVLSALYLGTRIGSIGIGLASGFGLLFLILLGLKPGSIPFDVIEMIMAVTVAIAAMQAAGGMHYLVQRIESLLKHQPRQIIFLAPLITYSMTLLTGTGYITLALLPVIVEAAKAQGIPPSRPLSLAVVASQIAVTASPLSAAVLVVASLIKPFGIDYLQLLAVVIPATLAAVILTSGLFSRLGGATTLHSQPNVPPPATGSPTAVHHRCQSALPYYAKRSVGLFLLGIIMVIGYAILISDPVGWIQEPLLTRNQAILIAMLSVATLITLLCRVEGQAIIASDTFKAGMSACVCILGVAWLGDTLISNHLEAIQEIAAAWLVTYPWLLAITLFFASTLLYSQAATAKALLPAALAIGVSPSTVVASFAAVSALFVLPTYPTLLAAVAMDDTGSTRIGRYLFNHPFFLPGIVAIILSVLFGFLLIPVVL